Proteins from a genomic interval of Quercus robur chromosome 9, dhQueRobu3.1, whole genome shotgun sequence:
- the LOC126699766 gene encoding probable WRKY transcription factor 53 has protein sequence MDNMGDWEQKNLISELAQGLELARQLQIHLNVPSSSHEAREFLVEQILSSYEKALSMLNLSSSVSEPQAIGGAIRMSESPPSLTGSPRSEDSDRELKDQEQRDASRKRKTLPRWTRQVRVNPGVGLEGPLDDGFSWRKYGQKDILGAKYPRGYYRCTHRNVQGCLATKQVQRSDEDPNVFEVTYRGRHTCAQASATHTVPAPASPEKHEPINSVNPAQLQSLQPQQTQQLSQEMLLNFREALKVQTENLDTAHHYQQPFPSFGFPAAASTSNVKVENQVFPDSLIDNNFVGSFSPSFMSPATSGTNYFTVSPTGVNSFGSVHQNLQTSESAATSTKNSPTAALDFPFDQDFDPNFTFGSSGFFP, from the exons ATGGATAACATGGGAGACTGGGAGCAAAAGAATCTCATAAGTGAGCTAGCACAAGGCTTGGAGCTGGCTAGGCAGCTCCAAATCCATCTCAATGTGCCATCTTCATCACATGAGGCTCGTGAATTCTTAGTCGAACAGATCTTATCTTCTTATGAAAAGGCACTTTCAATGCTCAATTTGAGCAGCTCGGTTAGTGAGCCACAAGCCATAGGAGGTGCAATTCGAATGTCCGAATCTCCACCTTCTCTAACGGGGAGTCCACGAAGTGAGGATTCAGATCGAGAACTCAAGGATCAGGAGCAAAGAGATGCCTCTAGAAAGAG AAAGACCTTGCCAAGATGGACACGACAAGTAAGAGTTAACCCTGGGGTGGGACTTGAAGGACCTCTTGATGATGGCTTTAGTTGGAGGAAATATGGGCAGAAAGACATTCTTGGAGCCAAATATCCCAG AGGCTACTATAGATGCACACATCGAAATGTCCAAGGTTGTTTGGCTACAAAGCAAGTTCAAAGATCCGATGAAGACCCAAATGTGTTTGAAGTCACATACCGAGGAAGGCACACATGTGCTCAAGCCTCAGCCACCCACACAGTTCCTGCTCCAGCATCACCTGAGAAGCATGAACCAATCAACAGCGTGAACCCTGCTCAGCTTCAAAGCCTCCAACCACAGCAAACTCAGCAACTATCCCAAGAAATGCTCTTGAACTTCAGGGAAGCCCTCAAAGTCCAAACTGAAAACTTAGACACTGCTCACCACTACCAGCAACCATTTCCTTCGTTTGGTTTCCCTGCTGCTGCTTCTACATCGAACGTAAAGGTTGAAAACCAAGTGTTCCCGGACTCCCTGATCGATAACAATTTTGTGGGAAGTTTTTCTCCTTCATTCATGTCTCCTGCAACATCTGGAACTAACTATTTCACTGTGTCTCCAACTGGGGTGAATAGCTTTGGATCAGTGCACCAGAATTTGCAGACTTCTGAGTCTGCTGCAACTTCAACTAAAAACTCTCCAACTGCTGCTTTGGATTTTCCATTTGATCAGGATTTTGACCCCAACTTCACATTTGGGAGCTCCGGATTCTTTCCTTGA